In Merismopedia glauca CCAP 1448/3, a genomic segment contains:
- a CDS encoding DNA adenine methylase, giving the protein MKPLILVKNEESTASNHSQINCKPFLKWAGGKSQLWDEISRRIPTDFSTYFEPFLGGGSIFFYLQPKQAYLSDVNFELINTYRVIRDNVDELITDLKTHIHQEEYFYQIRNIDRAEAYQNWNAIKRASRLIYLNKTCYNGLTRVNSKGQFNVPFGKYANPKIVDENNLIACHQALKNAEINVGSFREIEQLVTSEDFVYFDPPYAPLSETANFTSYTQDGFGEEQHRELKELCDRLTEKRVRWLLSNSSAPWILELYQDYKIEFVQANRAINSKSEKRGKVEEILVSNY; this is encoded by the coding sequence ATTAAACCACTGATATTAGTTAAAAACGAAGAAAGTACGGCTTCAAATCATTCCCAGATTAACTGTAAACCTTTTTTAAAATGGGCTGGGGGAAAGTCTCAATTATGGGATGAAATTTCTCGGAGAATTCCTACAGATTTCTCAACCTACTTTGAGCCTTTTTTAGGTGGGGGATCGATTTTCTTTTATCTACAACCAAAACAGGCTTATCTATCTGATGTTAATTTTGAATTAATCAATACATATAGGGTAATTAGAGATAATGTTGATGAACTAATTACGGATCTAAAAACTCATATTCATCAGGAAGAATACTTCTATCAAATTAGAAATATCGATCGCGCCGAAGCTTATCAAAACTGGAATGCAATCAAAAGGGCAAGTCGCTTAATTTACTTGAATAAAACTTGCTATAACGGACTTACCCGTGTCAATTCTAAAGGTCAATTTAATGTACCATTTGGTAAGTATGCCAACCCCAAGATCGTAGATGAAAATAACTTGATAGCTTGTCATCAAGCCTTAAAGAATGCTGAGATAAATGTTGGTTCATTCCGAGAAATTGAACAGCTAGTAACATCGGAAGATTTTGTTTATTTCGATCCTCCATATGCTCCTTTAAGTGAGACGGCAAACTTTACTAGTTATACTCAAGATGGATTTGGCGAAGAACAGCACAGAGAGTTAAAAGAGTTGTGCGATCGCCTCACGGAAAAACGGGTTCGTTGGCTTTTATCTAATTCCTCTGCTCCCTGGATATTAGAGTTATATCAAGATTACAAAATTGAGTTTGTTCAGGCAAATCGTGCCATTAATTCTAAATCAGAAAAACGAGGCAAAGTAGAGGAAATTTTGGTGAGTAATTATTAG
- a CDS encoding lectin-like protein, protein MPVKTDLIVVKSLLGSVISLIAVMGAGVVQAATFNFNSHKYFLTDSFGSWTKAQTQAEKFGGYLVTISSQAEQNFLIESFGGSELLWIGFSDRLIEGEFTWINGEAVSYTNWAVGEPNNELVFGGEDYAAMNWRKPGEWNDLPDDVWKRQLRGIIEVPLAHVPEPSTVLGTMALGVLGISYWRKRQGSRN, encoded by the coding sequence ATGCCAGTTAAAACTGACTTAATAGTAGTTAAATCGTTGCTAGGAAGCGTTATATCACTTATAGCGGTTATGGGTGCTGGTGTAGTTCAAGCAGCAACGTTTAATTTTAATAGTCACAAGTACTTTTTAACAGATAGTTTTGGTTCTTGGACAAAAGCCCAAACCCAAGCGGAAAAGTTTGGTGGTTATTTAGTTACTATTAGCTCTCAAGCTGAACAAAATTTCTTGATAGAGTCTTTTGGCGGTAGTGAGTTACTATGGATTGGATTTAGCGATCGCCTGATTGAAGGTGAATTCACATGGATTAATGGTGAGGCTGTCAGTTATACTAATTGGGCAGTCGGCGAACCCAATAATGAGCTAGTGTTTGGTGGAGAAGATTACGCCGCGATGAATTGGCGCAAACCTGGCGAATGGAACGATCTTCCCGATGATGTGTGGAAAAGGCAATTAAGGGGTATTATTGAAGTTCCCTTGGCTCATGTTCCAGAACCTTCTACAGTTTTAGGTACTATGGCTTTGGGAGTTTTAGGTATCAGTTATTGGCGTAAGCGTCAGGGTTCTCGAAATTAA
- the fabG gene encoding 3-oxoacyl-[acyl-carrier-protein] reductase, with protein sequence MELLPENYRRLQGKVAVVTGASRGIGKAIALALATEGAKVAINYASSSTAADGVVTEISQAGGEALAVQADVSKAEEVEAMVAQIMGKWQRIDIIVNNAGITRDTLLMRMKTEDWQSVIDLNLTGVFLCTKAVSKIMLKQRSGRIVNITSVAGQMGNPGQANYSAAKAGVIGFTKTVAKELAARGITVNAVAPGFITTDMTSDLKSDEILKFIPLGRYGQPEEVAGLVRFLAADSAAGYITGQVFNVDGGMVMA encoded by the coding sequence ATGGAATTACTACCAGAGAATTATCGGCGATTACAGGGCAAAGTAGCGGTAGTTACAGGTGCTTCGCGAGGAATTGGGAAGGCTATAGCTCTCGCTTTAGCTACTGAAGGCGCAAAGGTTGCTATCAACTATGCTAGTTCTAGTACGGCGGCTGATGGGGTAGTAACAGAGATAAGTCAAGCTGGTGGTGAAGCTCTAGCGGTTCAAGCTGATGTTTCTAAAGCTGAGGAAGTTGAGGCAATGGTGGCTCAAATCATGGGTAAATGGCAAAGAATTGATATAATTGTCAATAATGCTGGCATTACTCGCGATACCTTGCTGATGCGGATGAAGACGGAAGATTGGCAATCAGTTATCGATCTCAATCTAACAGGAGTGTTTTTATGCACCAAAGCCGTTAGTAAAATAATGCTCAAACAGCGTTCCGGTCGCATTGTTAATATTACCTCTGTGGCGGGTCAAATGGGCAATCCAGGTCAAGCTAACTACAGCGCCGCTAAAGCTGGAGTGATTGGCTTTACTAAAACTGTAGCGAAGGAATTGGCGGCACGGGGAATTACTGTAAATGCTGTAGCTCCTGGGTTTATCACGACTGATATGACTAGCGACCTCAAGAGCGATGAGATTTTAAAATTTATCCCATTGGGACGCTACGGTCAACCAGAAGAAGTTGCAGGTTTAGTCAGGTTTCTCGCTGCCGATAGTGCGGCGGGATATATTACAGGACAAGTATTTAACGTTGATGGTGGTATGGTAATGGCATAG
- the trxA gene encoding thioredoxin — protein MAVKKQFTSFEEVISSSEQPVLVDFYATWCGPCHMMAKILEEINGYLKSRIKVVKVDTDKYPVISSQYGIAALPTLVLFKNGQPVDKIEGVLPPEQLIQRLQSYL, from the coding sequence ATGGCAGTTAAAAAACAATTTACTAGTTTTGAAGAGGTAATCTCTAGCTCCGAGCAGCCTGTGCTAGTAGATTTCTACGCTACTTGGTGCGGACCTTGCCACATGATGGCGAAAATTTTGGAAGAGATCAACGGTTATCTCAAATCTAGGATCAAAGTTGTGAAAGTTGATACCGACAAATACCCCGTCATTTCGAGTCAGTATGGTATCGCCGCCTTACCAACTTTAGTTCTCTTCAAAAATGGTCAGCCAGTCGACAAAATCGAGGGGGTCTTACCCCCCGAACAGTTGATTCAACGCTTACAGTCTTATCTTTAA
- the psb29 gene encoding photosystem II biogenesis protein Psp29 codes for MNNLRTVSDTKRDFYTHHTRPINSIYRRVVEELMVEMHLLAVNADFAYNPIYALGVVTAFNKFMQGYRPEKDRDSIFNALCRSVQDDPQRYQNDAQQLEALAKNTSSPEVIEALKTGSVIGNPTSFESSFNLDLGSIANNSKFKYSRLLGIGLFSLLELSGAEAIKDAKQQEELFKEIAQGLKLPGDKLQKDLELYRTNLEKMAQIQQVLADTLQADRKKREQRAQEKEAAATETPTPTPDA; via the coding sequence GTGAATAATCTTCGTACCGTCTCAGACACCAAGCGAGACTTTTATACACATCATACTCGCCCCATTAACTCGATTTATCGACGAGTAGTAGAAGAATTAATGGTAGAAATGCACTTGCTGGCAGTCAATGCTGACTTTGCTTACAATCCCATCTATGCGCTGGGAGTTGTGACAGCATTTAACAAGTTCATGCAAGGCTATCGACCTGAAAAAGATCGTGATTCTATTTTTAATGCCTTGTGTCGTTCTGTGCAAGACGATCCCCAAAGATATCAGAACGATGCACAACAACTAGAAGCTTTAGCGAAAAATACCTCCAGCCCTGAAGTTATTGAAGCGCTCAAGACAGGCTCTGTGATCGGCAATCCAACTAGTTTTGAAAGTAGTTTTAACTTAGATTTGGGCAGTATTGCCAATAACTCTAAATTCAAATACAGCCGTTTGTTGGGAATTGGCTTATTTTCCTTACTAGAGTTATCTGGTGCTGAAGCTATCAAAGACGCTAAACAGCAAGAAGAGCTATTCAAAGAAATTGCTCAAGGGTTAAAGCTACCTGGGGATAAGTTACAGAAAGACTTGGAGTTATACCGCACCAATCTCGAAAAGATGGCTCAGATACAGCAAGTCTTGGCGGATACTTTGCAAGCCGATCGCAAGAAAAGGGAACAGCGCGCCCAAGAAAAAGAGGCTGCTGCTACAGAGACACCTACACCTACACCTGACGCTTAA